The Pseudomonas sp. Marseille-Q3773 DNA window CGTATGGGCGCCGGTAGCGGCGTATTTCCTGCTGACCGGGGCGATCCTGCCGGGGGTGATCCTGACCGCGTTCGGCGTGCTGGTGATCGGCCTGGTGGACAACCTGCTGCGGCCGATCCTGGTGGGCAAGGATACGCGCATGCCGGATTACCTGATCCTGGTGTCGACCTTGGGCGGTCTGGCCGTGTTCGGCCTCAACGGTTTCGTCATCGGGCCGTTGATCGCGGCGCTGTTCGTGTCGAGCTGGGCGATCTTCGCCGCGACCAAGCCGCAGGTGCAGTTGCCGGAGTAGGGGGATGGGCCGCAGCGCGGCCCCGATGAAGGTTCAGGATGCCTGCGGCACCTCGCCCTTGGCCAGGCGCCGGTTGATATCCGCGATCACTTCGGGCAATTCGTTGATCGTGTCGATCAGGTAATGCGGACGGGAGCCGGCGAACAGCGCGTGGATGCGCTGGCGTTCGCTTTCCAGCTTCTCGGCGCTCAGTGCGCGGTAGCCTTCCCAGGTCAGCCCCAGGGCGTTGCCCGAGCACACCAGGGCAACGGTCCACATGCCGGCACGACGGCCTTCGAGGATGCCCGGCACGGTATCGTCGACCTTCACGCAGGCCGCCACATCATCGATGCCCAGCGCGATCACGTTGGCCAGGGCCTGGGCCGGCCAGGGGCGGCCGTTCGGGGTTTCATCGGTGGCCACCACGTGGTCAGCCACATAGCCGTTCTGTGCTGCCAGCGCTACCACCTTGTCCATCACCACTTTCGGGTAGCCAGAACACGAGCCGATCTTCAGCCCGTCCTGACGCAGCCCGGTGAGGGTTTCCAGGGCGCCGGGGATCAGCGCCGAGTGCACGGCGATCTTCTCGATCTGCAGCGGCATGAAACGGTTGTAGATGGCGGTGACATCATCGTCGGTCGGGGTGCGGCCG harbors:
- the phnX gene encoding phosphonoacetaldehyde hydrolase, with the protein product MNYSNPTQLQAAILDWAGTVVDFGSFAPTQIFVEAFAEFDVQVSIEEARGPMGMGKWDHIRTLCNVPEIAERYRQVFGRTPTDDDVTAIYNRFMPLQIEKIAVHSALIPGALETLTGLRQDGLKIGSCSGYPKVVMDKVVALAAQNGYVADHVVATDETPNGRPWPAQALANVIALGIDDVAACVKVDDTVPGILEGRRAGMWTVALVCSGNALGLTWEGYRALSAEKLESERQRIHALFAGSRPHYLIDTINELPEVIADINRRLAKGEVPQAS